From the genome of Ectobacillus sp. JY-23, one region includes:
- a CDS encoding M15 family metallopeptidase, whose product MKLVTGIAMGIVVVAVSIFVWSNELFYIMHPGRESMQYEGEILFPDTQTTVTKEGIVRNPESLLVLVNKQRRLPSSYVPPDLTIPNVRFSFNGDKEKMKLRKEAAEELAALFQAGEKQDIYLFAVSAYRSYDRQKSLYTMYQQKEGKEIAAASSAVAGTSEHQTGLAVDISAQSTRFLLDVSFATTKEGKWLQENAHKFGFIIRYPEYKEEITGYTYEPWHIRYVGEPHARYLYERRLTLEEVMQK is encoded by the coding sequence ATGAAATTAGTTACCGGTATAGCAATGGGAATCGTTGTTGTTGCGGTGAGCATATTTGTGTGGAGCAATGAACTGTTTTATATCATGCATCCAGGTCGTGAAAGTATGCAATACGAAGGAGAAATACTGTTTCCTGATACACAGACAACAGTCACAAAAGAAGGTATTGTTCGCAATCCAGAATCTTTATTAGTGTTGGTCAATAAACAGCGTCGTTTGCCAAGTTCTTATGTACCGCCTGATTTAACAATCCCTAATGTACGATTCTCTTTTAACGGAGATAAGGAAAAGATGAAATTGCGCAAAGAAGCTGCTGAAGAACTCGCAGCGTTGTTTCAAGCAGGAGAAAAACAAGACATTTATCTATTTGCCGTTTCAGCCTACCGGTCTTATGACAGGCAAAAATCCCTCTACACTATGTATCAGCAAAAAGAAGGAAAAGAAATCGCAGCTGCGTCAAGCGCAGTCGCTGGTACAAGCGAGCACCAAACAGGCTTGGCTGTGGATATTTCGGCACAGTCAACGCGCTTTTTATTAGATGTATCGTTCGCCACAACTAAGGAAGGGAAATGGTTGCAGGAGAATGCACATAAATTCGGTTTTATTATTCGTTATCCTGAGTATAAGGAGGAAATTACAGGCTATACATATGAGCCATGGCATATTCGGTACGTGGGTGAGCCGCATGCTAGATATCTTTATGAAAGACGTTTAACGCTTGAGGAAGTGATGCAGAAATAA
- the spoIIP gene encoding stage II sporulation protein P — MKRSYFYVQKTRVSKLFLFILVAIISTFLCTSMMVTSLKHAKSTYLHSFLGELSMNGYMYAFGMENHYFTQEYRSLNKEFSLSSLFLSTVTNIRFDDVRSLIGTELPGFTKYDTEILIAGEGTNYSNLPIESSVPLEELTKERKGEAVPPAEAPKQKPPSSTGSKKVVFIYHSHSWESYLPMLNLTNDPNANKASSSVSNISIFGDRLREQLEGYGIGTTNDKTDIGKLLISKGLNSNSSYKVSRQVVQTAMTSNKDLQYFFDIHRDSARKPVTTKQLNGKSYAKFYFIIGAGNKNYTQNEKLALALHEQIEKKYPGLSRGVGRKDFRTGNGIYNQDLSGQAILIELGGVDNTVEELNRSIDVLAEVFSEYFWQAERVNG; from the coding sequence ATGAAGCGAAGTTATTTTTATGTGCAAAAGACAAGAGTATCTAAGCTTTTTTTATTTATTCTAGTGGCAATTATATCAACATTTTTATGTACAAGCATGATGGTAACTTCTTTAAAGCACGCCAAGTCTACTTATTTACATAGCTTTTTGGGAGAACTTTCAATGAACGGATATATGTACGCGTTTGGTATGGAAAACCATTATTTTACGCAGGAATACCGAAGTTTAAATAAAGAGTTTTCTCTATCATCTTTATTTTTATCTACCGTAACAAATATTCGATTTGATGATGTGCGGAGTTTGATTGGGACAGAGCTTCCTGGGTTTACAAAATATGATACAGAAATTTTAATAGCGGGGGAAGGAACAAACTACTCCAACCTTCCAATTGAATCTAGCGTGCCGCTCGAAGAGTTAACAAAAGAAAGAAAAGGAGAAGCCGTCCCACCTGCTGAAGCTCCGAAGCAAAAACCCCCTAGTTCTACAGGAAGCAAAAAAGTTGTTTTTATTTATCATAGTCATAGCTGGGAGTCATATTTGCCAATGCTTAACTTAACGAATGATCCAAATGCAAATAAAGCTTCAAGTTCTGTTTCTAATATCTCTATCTTTGGAGATCGTCTGCGTGAGCAGCTGGAGGGTTACGGAATTGGAACAACAAATGATAAAACTGATATTGGAAAACTGTTAATCTCAAAAGGTCTGAATTCGAATAGCTCATATAAAGTCTCAAGACAAGTTGTACAAACAGCTATGACAAGTAACAAAGATTTGCAATATTTCTTTGATATCCATCGTGATAGCGCGCGAAAACCAGTCACAACAAAACAATTGAACGGCAAGTCTTATGCCAAATTTTATTTTATTATTGGAGCAGGTAACAAAAACTACACGCAAAACGAAAAACTAGCGCTTGCTTTGCATGAGCAGATTGAAAAAAAATATCCAGGGCTCAGCCGAGGAGTAGGTCGTAAAGATTTTCGTACGGGGAACGGGATTTACAATCAGGATTTATCTGGACAAGCGATTTTAATTGAATTAGGTGGTGTAGATAATACAGTAGAAGAGCTGAATCGAAGCATAGACGTGCTTGCAGAAGTATTTAGTGAATATTTTTGGCAGGCAGAACGTGTTAATGGGTAA
- a CDS encoding CotH kinase family protein produces MLPSYDLFIHPMYLVELRKDVWSDEPVPAKLTYQKRKYDIDVVYRGSHIRKFEKKSYHVMFHKPKFFQGAHEIHLNSEFKDPSLMRNKLSLDFFHDLGVLSPNSRHVLVTINGRFQGVYLQLESVDQDFLRNRNLPSGSISYAVDDDANFSLISELDEDVKTTLSAGYELKYGDEYSEEHLCDLVYNINTISRAEYEKEIVKYIDVEKYLRWLTAIVCTSNFDGFVHNYALYRNDETGLYEIIPWDYDATWGRDVHGRLLEHDYIRIQGYNTLSARLLDVPSFRKRYGEIMKETLAHQFTVSYMKPKIEALHVLLRPHVLRDPYVSDIAVFDGEPQIMYEFIEKRSSFLQQHLKEIL; encoded by the coding sequence ATGTTACCTTCCTATGACCTATTCATTCATCCTATGTATCTTGTAGAACTTCGTAAAGATGTGTGGAGTGATGAACCGGTTCCGGCTAAATTAACGTATCAGAAGCGCAAATACGATATTGATGTGGTATATCGCGGTTCGCACATTCGAAAATTTGAAAAGAAGTCGTATCATGTGATGTTTCATAAGCCAAAGTTTTTTCAAGGCGCTCATGAAATACATTTAAATTCCGAGTTTAAAGATCCATCTTTAATGAGGAATAAACTATCTCTTGACTTTTTTCATGATTTAGGTGTGCTTTCTCCAAACTCGAGGCACGTACTTGTAACAATCAATGGTAGATTTCAGGGGGTTTATTTGCAACTAGAATCTGTTGATCAAGACTTTTTACGAAATCGTAACCTTCCAAGCGGTTCTATTTCGTATGCGGTAGACGATGATGCTAACTTTTCCCTCATCAGTGAGTTAGATGAAGATGTAAAAACCACATTGTCAGCAGGATATGAATTAAAGTATGGGGATGAGTATAGCGAGGAACACTTGTGTGATCTTGTTTACAATATTAATACGATTTCACGTGCTGAATATGAAAAAGAGATTGTGAAATATATAGATGTTGAGAAATATTTGCGCTGGCTGACAGCTATTGTATGCACATCGAACTTTGATGGATTTGTTCATAATTATGCATTATATCGCAATGATGAAACCGGACTGTATGAGATTATTCCATGGGACTATGATGCGACTTGGGGCAGAGATGTGCACGGAAGATTGCTAGAACACGATTATATTCGTATTCAAGGTTATAATACATTGAGTGCGAGACTGTTAGATGTACCGTCATTCCGTAAACGTTATGGGGAAATAATGAAAGAAACGCTAGCACATCAGTTTACAGTTTCTTATATGAAACCTAAAATTGAAGCACTTCACGTTTTATTACGACCGCATGTACTACGCGATCCATACGTATCAGATATTGCTGTATTTGACGGAGAGCCACAAATTATGTATGAATTTATTGAAAAAAGAAGCAGCTTCTTACAACAGCATTTAAAAGAAATCCTCTAG
- a CDS encoding DedA family protein yields MIGDVINQLLEFFMSLGYFGIALGLMIEVIPSEIVLSYAGYMVSQGKVNFVEAVIAGTIGGTLAQIFLYWLGYYGGRPFVEKYGKYVLINKHHLDIAESWFNKYGVGVIFSARFIPVVRHAISIPAGLAKMSLWKFTLYTVLAVIPWSIFFIYLGEKLGANWRHIKEYAAPYTPYFIASALVFVAIYIAYKMKKKRTSH; encoded by the coding sequence ATGATTGGAGATGTAATTAATCAATTATTAGAATTTTTTATGAGCCTTGGCTATTTTGGTATCGCCCTCGGTTTAATGATTGAAGTCATTCCGAGTGAAATTGTACTTTCATATGCAGGCTATATGGTGTCACAAGGCAAAGTTAACTTTGTAGAAGCAGTCATCGCTGGTACAATAGGAGGGACTCTCGCACAAATCTTCTTATATTGGCTTGGCTATTATGGCGGTCGTCCTTTTGTCGAGAAATACGGTAAATACGTACTTATCAATAAACATCATTTGGATATTGCAGAGAGTTGGTTTAACAAATATGGTGTAGGTGTTATTTTCTCCGCACGCTTTATTCCGGTTGTAAGACATGCAATTTCTATTCCAGCGGGGCTTGCTAAAATGTCACTGTGGAAATTTACGTTGTACACAGTTCTTGCTGTCATCCCATGGTCTATTTTCTTTATTTATTTGGGTGAAAAATTAGGTGCGAACTGGCGTCACATTAAGGAATATGCTGCACCATATACACCGTATTTCATAGCGAGCGCACTTGTATTTGTAGCTATCTATATTGCATATAAAATGAAGAAAAAAAGAACATCTCATTAA
- a CDS encoding SDR family oxidoreductase: protein MDLNLQGKSALVSASSQGLGKAIATQLVREGVNVMLMSRNEEKLQDVQQELQKIGTGRVMYTVCDVTNSEQITAAVAATVEAFGSLDILINNAGGPKLGTFEQLSDEDWQGAFELNLLSHIRLIRAALPYLKEKGGKIINIASSSVKEPIPGLLLSNTFRVGITGLTKTLASELAPYGILINTVAPGRIATDRVAVLDEMNAAKHGLSRDEMRANFERNIPLGRYGQPQEFANVVTFLVSDVNTYMTGNSLLVDGGLVKGL, encoded by the coding sequence ATGGATTTAAACCTGCAGGGTAAAAGTGCTCTTGTATCCGCTTCCAGTCAAGGCCTAGGCAAAGCCATCGCAACACAATTAGTTCGTGAAGGTGTTAATGTGATGCTGATGAGTAGAAATGAAGAAAAGCTCCAAGACGTGCAGCAGGAATTACAAAAAATCGGGACAGGCCGGGTTATGTACACAGTTTGTGATGTAACCAATTCAGAACAAATCACAGCTGCTGTTGCTGCAACTGTAGAAGCATTTGGCTCTCTTGATATTCTGATTAACAATGCAGGTGGACCAAAGCTCGGCACATTTGAGCAACTTTCCGATGAAGATTGGCAAGGCGCGTTTGAGCTCAATCTACTGAGTCATATTCGTTTGATTCGGGCAGCTCTACCCTACTTGAAAGAAAAAGGTGGTAAGATTATTAACATCGCCTCTTCATCTGTAAAAGAGCCCATTCCCGGTCTGCTCCTCTCCAACACTTTTAGAGTCGGCATTACTGGTTTAACCAAAACATTAGCAAGCGAACTCGCACCATATGGTATTTTAATTAATACTGTAGCACCTGGTCGGATCGCTACAGATCGCGTTGCAGTATTAGACGAAATGAATGCTGCCAAGCATGGTCTAAGCAGAGATGAAATGAGGGCAAACTTTGAGCGTAACATCCCTCTTGGACGCTACGGACAGCCACAAGAGTTTGCAAATGTTGTAACCTTTTTAGTTTCAGATGTTAACACTTATATGACAGGAAATTCACTCCTCGTCGACGGTGGCTTAGTAAAAGGATTGTAA
- a CDS encoding DUF456 domain-containing protein — protein sequence MTVIFWVLIVVCFALAFVGLMYPVIPGVLVLWGGFLIYQFGINHLELTWTFWGLQILFTVILFVADFIANSYFLKKYGSTKWGERIGVISILVGSFVFPPFGLLIVPFFSVLMTELLHKKSGKEAFAVALATVISFLSSSVAKAVIQLLMIAVFILYVVL from the coding sequence GTGACAGTCATATTTTGGGTTTTGATTGTTGTTTGTTTTGCACTCGCATTTGTCGGACTCATGTATCCCGTTATTCCTGGCGTACTTGTGCTGTGGGGCGGCTTTCTTATTTATCAATTTGGAATCAATCACCTAGAGCTGACATGGACGTTTTGGGGACTGCAGATTTTATTTACAGTTATTTTGTTTGTTGCTGATTTTATCGCAAATAGCTATTTCCTTAAAAAATACGGCAGTACAAAATGGGGAGAGCGAATTGGTGTTATATCAATTCTAGTAGGTTCGTTTGTTTTTCCTCCGTTTGGTTTATTAATCGTCCCGTTTTTCTCGGTGCTCATGACAGAGCTATTACATAAGAAAAGCGGCAAAGAAGCCTTTGCTGTTGCACTTGCTACGGTTATCAGCTTCTTAAGCAGTTCTGTCGCAAAAGCTGTTATTCAACTACTGATGATTGCAGTATTTATACTTTACGTTGTTTTGTAA
- a CDS encoding polysaccharide biosynthesis protein, whose amino-acid sequence MKSQFIRGTLFLTLSTIISKLLGFAYVIPFTAMVGASGYALYQYAYRPYTLMLSIATMGLPLAVSKMVSKYNQMGDYYTVKRILRSGIVFMLLMGTASFLFLYAFAPTLASLIVTEDSGTGNSMQVVTYNIRIVSFALLLVPVMSLLRGFFQGFQSMGPSAISVVIEQLFRVLTILIGTFTVLYLYKEATGLAVGVATFGAFIGACGGIGVLLFFYIKRRPYLQAKKPTHTVHLSFFKLYKELFTSSIPFVIVGLAIPIYQTIDTYTMNHLLVKIGYLYKDAEKVNAVIGLAQMVVLIPVSLATAFSMSLVPEMTKAFTAENRDLLYKHFIRTNMMVLAVTVPAALGMIWLAEPVYTLLFSTKNDPMLGGQILRYYASACILFSLFSVTAAMLQGINQQRKTIIGLGIGIVIKVFLNWYLVPHFDYVGSIIATYAGYSFSVLFNVWLLYRNIGKSNINRMR is encoded by the coding sequence ATGAAATCACAGTTTATAAGAGGAACATTATTTTTAACATTGTCCACAATTATTTCTAAATTGTTGGGCTTTGCGTATGTTATTCCATTTACAGCAATGGTTGGAGCTAGTGGGTACGCGCTCTATCAATACGCTTATCGACCGTATACACTGATGTTGAGTATAGCGACCATGGGACTACCTCTTGCAGTTTCTAAAATGGTTTCAAAGTATAATCAAATGGGAGATTATTATACAGTCAAAAGAATATTACGAAGTGGCATCGTATTCATGCTTCTTATGGGGACAGCCTCCTTCTTATTTCTTTATGCATTTGCTCCAACACTTGCCTCTTTAATCGTTACAGAAGATAGTGGTACAGGAAACAGTATGCAGGTGGTAACGTATAACATTCGTATTGTAAGTTTTGCGTTGTTGCTTGTACCTGTTATGAGCTTATTACGTGGATTTTTTCAAGGGTTTCAATCCATGGGGCCATCTGCAATTAGTGTGGTAATTGAACAATTATTTCGTGTACTGACGATTTTAATTGGTACATTTACTGTTTTATACCTTTATAAAGAAGCAACAGGTCTCGCTGTTGGTGTAGCTACTTTTGGGGCTTTTATTGGCGCATGTGGGGGAATAGGAGTATTACTATTCTTTTATATAAAGCGCCGTCCTTATCTACAAGCCAAAAAGCCCACACATACGGTGCATCTTTCCTTTTTTAAATTGTATAAAGAGTTGTTTACATCTTCCATTCCGTTTGTCATAGTAGGCTTAGCTATTCCAATTTATCAAACCATTGATACCTATACAATGAATCATCTCCTTGTGAAAATTGGTTACCTATACAAAGATGCTGAAAAAGTAAACGCAGTGATTGGTCTTGCACAAATGGTTGTTCTCATTCCTGTTTCACTTGCGACTGCTTTTAGCATGTCGCTTGTGCCAGAGATGACAAAAGCATTTACAGCAGAAAATAGAGATTTGTTATATAAACATTTTATTCGTACAAATATGATGGTGTTAGCAGTGACTGTTCCTGCAGCACTGGGGATGATATGGTTGGCTGAACCTGTATATACACTATTATTTAGTACAAAAAATGACCCTATGCTGGGCGGACAGATTCTTCGCTATTATGCGTCGGCCTGCATTTTATTTTCACTTTTTTCTGTCACTGCTGCAATGCTGCAGGGAATTAACCAACAGCGCAAAACCATTATTGGTTTAGGAATTGGTATTGTTATTAAGGTATTTTTAAATTGGTATCTTGTACCCCATTTCGATTATGTGGGTTCCATTATTGCGACGTATGCCGGTTATAGTTTTTCGGTCCTTTTTAATGTATGGTTATTATATCGTAACATCGGAAAAAGTAATATAAACCGGATGAGATAG
- a CDS encoding AzlC family ABC transporter permease: MLSEKAVYKLTKKDMFIAGMKACIPTIFGYLSIGFAAGVIEKASGLSLLEIILLSILVYAGSAQFIAAGMFAVGAPAIAIIITVFFVNIRHLLMSAALAPYFRHVSWLHNTATGLLLTDETFGVATTYLEKRKQGDYYWMLGLNITAYLNWIIANILGALFGSWIHDPEKFGMDFALTAMFIGLFVLQIKSRKIKTDYVVALVAIVITCFVGQWSENVAVILAIIGAATVGMGIEKWKSDGKSSSSF; this comes from the coding sequence ATGCTTAGCGAAAAAGCTGTATATAAATTGACGAAAAAAGATATGTTCATCGCTGGAATGAAGGCATGTATACCTACTATATTTGGGTATTTAAGTATAGGATTTGCTGCGGGAGTTATTGAAAAAGCGTCGGGTTTGAGTTTACTTGAAATAATTCTTCTCTCCATTTTAGTGTATGCGGGATCAGCGCAATTCATTGCTGCCGGAATGTTTGCCGTTGGAGCACCAGCAATTGCAATTATTATTACTGTGTTTTTTGTTAATATTCGACATCTTTTAATGAGTGCAGCGCTGGCACCTTACTTTCGCCACGTATCTTGGTTACATAATACGGCGACAGGTTTATTGTTAACAGATGAAACCTTTGGTGTAGCTACAACATATTTGGAAAAGCGCAAGCAAGGTGACTATTATTGGATGTTGGGATTAAATATTACAGCATATCTTAATTGGATTATAGCCAATATATTGGGAGCATTGTTTGGCAGTTGGATTCATGATCCAGAAAAATTTGGTATGGATTTTGCTTTGACTGCCATGTTTATAGGACTTTTTGTATTGCAAATCAAATCAAGAAAAATAAAAACAGATTATGTTGTAGCGCTTGTAGCAATCGTTATTACGTGCTTCGTTGGACAATGGTCTGAAAATGTTGCGGTCATATTAGCGATTATAGGAGCAGCAACTGTGGGGATGGGGATAGAAAAATGGAAGTCAGATGGGAAGTCATCATCATCATTTTAG
- a CDS encoding AzlD domain-containing protein, whose amino-acid sequence MEVRWEVIIIILGAAIVTALPRVLPLVLLSKVSLSSKVQKWLRYIPIAVLSALLTQTLFSEQGERAEWIAAAVSFGVAYLTRSLLWTVVTGIVVIVCLRL is encoded by the coding sequence ATGGAAGTCAGATGGGAAGTCATCATCATCATTTTAGGAGCGGCTATCGTTACTGCACTACCAAGGGTATTGCCTCTTGTTTTGCTGAGCAAGGTTTCTTTGTCGTCAAAGGTACAAAAATGGCTACGTTATATTCCTATTGCAGTTTTGAGTGCTTTATTAACACAGACCCTTTTTTCAGAGCAAGGAGAGAGAGCAGAATGGATTGCCGCAGCTGTGTCCTTCGGAGTTGCATATTTGACAAGAAGCCTGCTTTGGACAGTAGTGACAGGGATAGTGGTCATTGTGTGTTTGCGTTTATAA
- a CDS encoding DUF3459 domain-containing protein: MLFTDINVEQALQDPNSVFYYYKRLLTLRKEHPVMIYGDFTDYLPHHEQIYLYTRTLHDVTWLIMLNNSDENSVIPEQWQQSSTALLSNYDDVQTHLLRPHEARIYQL, encoded by the coding sequence GTGTTATTTACAGACATTAATGTAGAGCAAGCACTTCAAGATCCAAACTCTGTATTTTATTACTACAAACGCTTACTAACATTGCGTAAGGAGCACCCGGTTATGATTTACGGTGATTTTACAGATTATTTACCGCATCATGAACAAATTTATTTATATACTCGAACGCTTCATGATGTGACATGGCTCATCATGTTAAATAACTCGGACGAGAATTCTGTAATTCCGGAGCAATGGCAACAAAGCAGTACTGCTTTATTAAGCAATTATGATGATGTACAAACCCATCTGCTTCGCCCACACGAAGCGCGTATTTACCAGTTGTAA
- a CDS encoding YjcZ family sporulation protein has protein sequence MGYGYNNGFALLVVLFILLIIVGAACFC, from the coding sequence ATGGGCTACGGATATAACAATGGTTTCGCTTTGCTTGTTGTTCTGTTTATCCTTTTAATTATCGTTGGAGCCGCTTGCTTCTGCTAA
- a CDS encoding magnesium transporter CorA family protein — MLNIYLTDENGKVQEIEEIQKGCWINALHPTEEEIQFLVESLQVDLDFIKDPLDDEERSRIEKEDDNTLIIVDIPTVRHDEEGNSIYDTIPIGMIVMPDCFVTICLEENPVFERFIHQKIKGFYTFKKTRFVLQLLYIISTYYLRYLKQINRKTDDLEHVLNKSMKNKEIFTLLALEKSLVYFTTSLKANKIVIQKLMRSEYLKMYEDDQDLLEDVMIENKQAIEMAEIYSVILNGMMNTFGSVISNNLNSVMKLLTSITIILSLPTMVASFFGMNVHIPFEGYKHAFGIIMIIAAILSCTTAFIFWKKRYF; from the coding sequence ATGTTAAATATTTATTTAACCGATGAAAACGGAAAGGTACAGGAAATTGAAGAAATTCAAAAAGGTTGCTGGATCAATGCATTGCACCCAACAGAAGAAGAAATTCAATTTTTGGTAGAATCCTTGCAGGTTGATTTGGATTTTATTAAAGATCCACTTGACGATGAAGAACGTTCCCGCATTGAAAAGGAAGACGACAATACACTGATTATCGTGGATATTCCTACTGTACGGCATGATGAAGAAGGTAATTCCATTTATGATACAATTCCAATTGGTATGATTGTTATGCCGGATTGTTTTGTGACCATTTGTCTGGAAGAAAACCCTGTATTTGAGCGATTTATTCATCAGAAAATAAAAGGATTTTATACCTTTAAGAAAACGCGGTTTGTCCTGCAGCTTTTATATATTATTTCTACATATTACTTGCGCTACTTAAAACAAATCAATCGAAAAACAGATGATTTAGAGCATGTACTCAATAAGTCAATGAAAAATAAAGAAATTTTTACCTTACTGGCATTAGAAAAAAGCTTAGTTTACTTTACAACATCTCTTAAGGCAAATAAAATTGTTATTCAAAAGCTTATGCGAAGTGAATATTTAAAAATGTATGAGGATGACCAAGACTTGCTTGAGGACGTCATGATTGAAAACAAGCAGGCGATTGAGATGGCTGAGATTTATAGCGTAATTTTAAATGGTATGATGAATACATTTGGCTCGGTAATCAGTAACAACCTTAACAGTGTTATGAAATTATTGACTTCTATTACCATTATTCTGTCATTACCGACCATGGTGGCAAGCTTTTTTGGAATGAATGTACATATTCCATTTGAAGGCTATAAGCATGCATTTGGAATTATTATGATTATTGCCGCTATTCTTTCCTGTACAACGGCTTTTATCTTTTGGAAAAAACGATATTTTTAG
- a CDS encoding NfeD family protein, translating into MATWVIWLLLGGGLLLAEMFTLTFYLLWLGLGAVVGAAVAFIVPSLWIQVVCASVVSLALTIFSKRIVGKFRIGKGFKDAVDTIVGREAVVTQDIRPKQNGIVKVGGDTWSATASETIGVGEKVVIVNRQNTVLTVRRAN; encoded by the coding sequence GTGGCGACGTGGGTCATATGGCTTTTATTGGGCGGAGGTTTGCTCTTAGCTGAGATGTTTACACTTACATTTTATCTGCTGTGGCTCGGACTGGGAGCTGTTGTCGGTGCCGCAGTTGCGTTCATTGTACCGAGTCTATGGATACAAGTTGTTTGTGCGTCTGTTGTAAGTTTGGCATTAACCATTTTTTCTAAACGTATTGTAGGAAAGTTTCGCATTGGCAAAGGGTTTAAAGATGCCGTTGACACAATTGTTGGAAGGGAAGCAGTAGTGACACAGGATATCAGACCGAAACAAAATGGTATTGTCAAGGTCGGAGGTGATACGTGGAGTGCTACAGCGAGTGAAACCATTGGGGTAGGTGAAAAAGTGGTAATTGTGAATAGGCAAAATACAGTTCTTACTGTTAGGAGGGCGAATTAG
- a CDS encoding NAD(P)-dependent oxidoreductase — protein sequence MRICILGATGRTGKEITRLSLQDHHQITALVRGNIQMEKQVTCITGDACNREDIQRAVCGSDVVVSALGTDGAAVLSKSMPFIIEAMKQEGVSRIVTVGTAGVLQARTNPKLYRFQSGESKRKSTRAAEDHLQAYLELAQSNLDWTIVCPTHLIDGEARGDFRTEAHMLPEHGKQITVGDTALFTYQQLTSSEYSKKRVGIAY from the coding sequence ATGCGTATTTGTATATTGGGAGCAACGGGACGAACAGGGAAAGAAATTACGCGCCTTTCTCTGCAAGATCATCATCAGATAACAGCTTTAGTAAGAGGAAACATACAGATGGAAAAGCAAGTTACATGTATAACAGGAGATGCCTGCAATCGAGAAGATATCCAAAGAGCTGTATGTGGAAGTGACGTGGTAGTAAGTGCGCTCGGTACGGACGGGGCCGCTGTTTTATCCAAAAGCATGCCGTTTATTATAGAAGCAATGAAACAAGAGGGTGTGTCACGTATTGTAACGGTTGGCACCGCAGGAGTTCTGCAGGCGCGTACAAATCCAAAATTATACCGCTTCCAGTCTGGAGAGTCAAAACGAAAATCAACGCGTGCTGCAGAAGATCACTTACAGGCTTATTTAGAGCTTGCACAATCTAATCTAGATTGGACAATTGTTTGTCCAACGCATTTGATTGATGGCGAGGCAAGAGGAGACTTTCGTACAGAAGCGCATATGCTACCGGAACATGGAAAGCAAATTACAGTAGGAGATACAGCTTTATTTACATATCAGCAGCTAACTTCTAGCGAATATAGCAAGAAACGAGTAGGGATTGCATATTAA
- a CDS encoding HPr family phosphocarrier protein yields the protein MRVWETTLQKEWTLRYCQELVAELGLYEADFLLKTKDKTINMKSLLGLCSLLLQEGESVTICVFGDDEEEALHAVKQLFHTNQPS from the coding sequence ATGCGGGTATGGGAAACAACGCTACAAAAGGAATGGACCTTGCGCTATTGTCAAGAGCTTGTTGCAGAATTAGGTTTATATGAAGCCGACTTTCTATTAAAAACGAAGGATAAAACAATCAATATGAAAAGTCTACTTGGGCTTTGCAGTTTGCTTTTACAAGAGGGAGAAAGTGTTACGATTTGTGTATTTGGCGACGATGAAGAGGAGGCGTTACACGCTGTTAAGCAATTGTTTCATACAAATCAGCCTTCATAG